The proteins below are encoded in one region of bacterium:
- a CDS encoding polysaccharide deacetylase family protein, protein MPKPSFMVNWSMDCEATQHSVNDADLGYRGASGYADILNDHRLRGTFFIIPGDAESNPGFYRSLPGRGHEVGLHVHPGDEGFFEFTGVMGPDEQREMISAAKNRWSQAMGFEPVCICMGYASANDYTYGVLEDLGFRYGQVGLPGRRLAATASVWEGAPLYIHYANRYNRLLPGDLDFIEVPHTTDPESYMWGGKHPQDLRVELVDAKNHWYTVYKDVMRQLKDDSLPVRVIRGATHNTFDYSDPRDFRRQTLIGLIDGIRSILDDTGCGLIPATVEMIVDEFRSKAAKVDIKSLLALDRRGYGGKKTV, encoded by the coding sequence ATGCCGAAACCATCATTCATGGTTAACTGGTCGATGGACTGTGAAGCCACGCAGCACTCGGTTAATGACGCCGATCTTGGATATCGCGGGGCGAGCGGGTATGCGGATATTCTGAATGACCACAGGCTCAGGGGCACGTTTTTTATTATTCCCGGAGATGCCGAATCCAATCCGGGATTTTACCGGTCGCTTCCCGGACGCGGGCATGAGGTCGGTCTCCATGTTCACCCGGGTGATGAGGGCTTTTTCGAATTTACAGGGGTGATGGGCCCTGACGAGCAGCGCGAGATGATTTCCGCCGCGAAAAACCGCTGGTCGCAGGCAATGGGATTCGAGCCGGTGTGCATCTGCATGGGTTACGCCTCGGCGAACGACTATACCTATGGCGTTCTGGAAGACCTCGGCTTCAGGTACGGACAGGTCGGGCTTCCCGGACGCAGGCTCGCGGCCACTGCTTCCGTGTGGGAAGGCGCGCCGCTCTATATCCACTATGCCAACCGGTACAACCGTCTGCTCCCCGGCGATCTCGATTTTATCGAGGTACCGCATACCACCGACCCGGAATCGTATATGTGGGGCGGAAAACATCCCCAGGACCTCCGGGTCGAGCTTGTCGATGCAAAAAACCACTGGTACACGGTGTACAAGGATGTCATGCGGCAGTTGAAGGATGACTCGCTCCCTGTCAGGGTAATCAGGGGCGCCACCCATAATACGTTCGACTATTCCGATCCCCGTGACTTCCGCCGTCAGACCCTCATCGGCCTGATCGATGGCATCCGGAGCATTCTTGATGATACCGGCTGCGGGCTAATCCCCGCGACAGTGGAAATGATTGTCGATGAATTCCGCTCGAAGGCCGCCAAAGTCGATATAAAAAGCCTGCTCGCACTCGACCGTCGCGGATACGGTGGGAAAA
- a CDS encoding amidohydrolase: protein MIIDVHTHWGTVWEDKYGTDPAGWLRVCDRHGVDCAALMGHRGLILNGDDEIRRCNDIIRKTCDRSDGRLIPLATVHPVSGDTCLRELERCIKDLDMRGLKLHPWVQGFSTAGPVMDDLARMCGSLDVPVIFHDGTPCYSMPSQIGGLALRFPGTKFVLGHAGLLELWRSALSFARRCPNLYVTLCGPHLAGVQAVLDNVDEDRIMWGTDFGFGWADPIEYRKALIDCAVMTEGKRCKVMGDNAVKLFRWGR, encoded by the coding sequence ATGATTATTGATGTCCATACCCACTGGGGGACAGTCTGGGAGGACAAGTACGGCACCGACCCTGCCGGGTGGCTCAGGGTTTGCGACCGTCATGGTGTCGACTGCGCCGCGCTTATGGGACATCGCGGTCTTATACTGAACGGCGATGACGAGATTCGCAGATGCAACGATATCATCAGGAAAACCTGTGACCGCTCGGACGGAAGGCTCATTCCCCTCGCCACCGTGCATCCCGTTTCGGGGGATACATGCCTCCGTGAGCTTGAACGCTGCATAAAAGACCTCGACATGCGCGGGTTGAAGCTTCATCCCTGGGTCCAGGGATTCTCCACGGCGGGGCCTGTCATGGACGATCTCGCCCGAATGTGCGGTTCACTTGATGTGCCGGTGATTTTTCACGACGGCACACCTTGTTATTCCATGCCGTCCCAGATCGGCGGTCTTGCGCTCCGTTTCCCGGGCACGAAATTTGTGCTCGGACACGCGGGTCTTCTTGAATTATGGCGCAGCGCCCTCAGTTTTGCCCGGCGGTGCCCCAATCTGTATGTAACGCTCTGCGGGCCGCACCTGGCGGGTGTCCAGGCTGTCCTCGACAATGTCGATGAGGATAGAATCATGTGGGGCACCGATTTCGGTTTCGGATGGGCTGATCCCATCGAATATCGCAAAGCGCTTATCGACTGTGCCGTCATGACTGAGGGAAAACGCTGTAAAGTGATGGGTGACAACGCGGTGAAGCTTTTCAGATGGGGCAGATAA